In one Cloacibacillus porcorum genomic region, the following are encoded:
- a CDS encoding flavoprotein, giving the protein MREEKLLENAEEALVAEVVRRVAEKLISVQKKALVVYTGSLIGFVPALVSLQQLQQAGFTFDLFLSKSASKLLNVDTLRTVLAPGVFYQEEQLDRAPELLAAPYYTVIVPALTVNTAAKIAACIADTPAARIISNSMMRGKNVVIARDGCCPENAERAAKGYNMTPALKAKLSANLETLRDFGAALCGCDTLAFKTIKLIEPQSPTAPRARAADFSSAKRVIGRREVVSLPAGSLLRVSKNALVTQLAYDAAYQRGVRIEKEV; this is encoded by the coding sequence GTGAGAGAAGAAAAACTGCTTGAAAACGCCGAAGAGGCTCTGGTCGCCGAGGTGGTGCGCCGGGTCGCGGAAAAGCTGATAAGCGTGCAGAAAAAGGCGCTTGTCGTATATACCGGTTCGCTGATCGGGTTCGTCCCCGCGCTCGTCAGCCTGCAGCAGCTTCAGCAGGCGGGTTTCACCTTTGACCTTTTTCTCTCAAAGAGCGCATCGAAGCTGCTTAATGTGGATACGCTGCGCACAGTTCTGGCCCCCGGCGTGTTTTACCAGGAGGAGCAGCTGGACCGCGCGCCCGAACTGCTGGCCGCGCCCTATTACACTGTGATCGTGCCTGCGCTGACGGTGAACACGGCGGCGAAGATCGCCGCCTGTATCGCCGACACGCCGGCCGCGCGGATAATATCGAATTCCATGATGCGCGGCAAAAACGTCGTCATCGCCAGGGACGGCTGTTGTCCGGAAAACGCCGAGCGGGCCGCGAAGGGCTATAACATGACGCCGGCCCTTAAAGCTAAGCTCTCGGCCAACCTCGAAACACTGAGGGATTTCGGCGCGGCGCTCTGCGGCTGCGATACGCTGGCATTCAAGACGATCAAGCTCATCGAACCGCAGTCACCGACGGCTCCGCGGGCGAGGGCGGCGGACTTTTCCAGCGCAAAAAGGGTGATCGGCAGAAGAGAGGTCGTCTCGCTTCCCGCCGGTTCGCTGCTGAGGGTCTCAAAAAATGCGCTTGTGACGCAGCTTGCCTATGACGCGGCCTACCAGCGCGGCGTCAGGATAGAAAAAGAGGTGTAG
- a CDS encoding SLBB domain-containing protein: MNDKLISSVLEAGIVGAGGAGFPTHVKLGAQAGTVIINGAECEPLLRVDQQLMEREAAGLLTALDLIVESSGAARGVVALKEHYHGAAAALSRELPKHPKLSLHLLGGFYPAGDEQVIVYEVTGKIVPEGGIPLNVGVIVVNVETALNILAAYEDGTPVTDKYLTVTGAVRSPKSVRVPLGITVREAVELAGGATVSDYVVVNGGPMMGVTVSPKSWVTKTTKGLIVLPLEHSLLTSLKKPLDKSIRDASIACMQCSLCTEVCPRHLLGHRIEPHKMMRIAAYGSVCDEKQSPMNAYLCCGCRLCEYACVMGLQPWKFNASIKNILMRSGVKNSLHLAPERCDSFREYKRYPVGKLIRQLGLSQYDRPAPMKYGDHSFIEVTLPLRQGAGAPSEPVVKVNDQVTRGGLIARAPQGKLGTNLHASISGTVKAVTEIFVTIHTENQL, translated from the coding sequence ATGAACGATAAACTGATAAGTTCAGTTTTAGAGGCGGGGATAGTGGGAGCCGGCGGCGCCGGCTTTCCGACCCACGTTAAGCTGGGGGCCCAGGCCGGCACCGTAATCATCAACGGCGCGGAATGCGAGCCGCTGCTTCGCGTGGACCAGCAGCTGATGGAGAGGGAGGCGGCGGGACTGCTGACGGCCCTTGACCTCATCGTCGAGAGCTCGGGAGCCGCGCGCGGCGTCGTAGCCCTGAAGGAACACTACCACGGCGCGGCGGCGGCCCTCTCCCGTGAGCTTCCCAAACATCCGAAGCTCTCGCTCCACCTCCTAGGCGGCTTCTATCCTGCGGGCGACGAGCAGGTGATCGTCTACGAGGTGACGGGGAAGATCGTCCCAGAGGGAGGTATCCCTCTCAACGTCGGCGTCATCGTCGTCAACGTCGAGACGGCGCTCAACATCCTTGCCGCCTACGAAGACGGCACGCCGGTGACGGATAAATACCTCACGGTAACCGGCGCGGTGCGCAGTCCCAAGAGCGTGCGGGTGCCGCTTGGCATCACGGTGAGAGAGGCTGTCGAACTTGCGGGCGGCGCAACCGTATCCGACTACGTCGTGGTCAACGGCGGTCCGATGATGGGCGTGACCGTCTCTCCCAAGAGCTGGGTAACGAAGACTACTAAGGGGCTGATCGTCCTGCCTCTGGAACACAGCCTTCTGACGAGCCTGAAAAAGCCCCTAGACAAAAGCATCCGCGACGCGTCAATTGCCTGCATGCAGTGTTCCCTCTGCACTGAGGTCTGTCCCCGCCACCTTCTCGGACACCGCATCGAGCCGCACAAGATGATGCGTATCGCGGCCTACGGCAGCGTCTGCGACGAAAAGCAGAGCCCGATGAACGCCTACCTCTGCTGCGGCTGCCGCCTCTGTGAATACGCCTGCGTGATGGGGCTTCAGCCGTGGAAGTTCAACGCCTCCATCAAGAATATCCTCATGCGCAGCGGCGTGAAAAACAGCCTGCATCTGGCCCCCGAGCGGTGCGACAGCTTCCGGGAATATAAGCGCTATCCCGTCGGCAAACTCATCCGCCAGCTGGGCCTCTCTCAGTACGACAGGCCGGCGCCGATGAAATACGGCGATCACAGCTTCATCGAGGTAACGCTGCCGCTCCGGCAGGGCGCTGGCGCTCCCTCGGAGCCGGTGGTAAAGGTAAACGACCAGGTAACACGCGGCGGCCTCATTGCGCGGGCGCCGCAGGGTAAACTCGGCACCAATCTTCATGCGTCCATATCCGGCACGGTGAAAGCCGTTACGGAGATTTTTGTAACGATCCATACTGAGAACCAGCTATAA
- a CDS encoding EutN/CcmL family microcompartment protein yields MYLARVIGTVVSTSKNAALIGMKLLIVERVNEYLEREGKCEVAVDSVGAGTGELVLVLEGSSARRVFSESAPVDKAIVGIVDTVEVG; encoded by the coding sequence ATGTATCTGGCAAGAGTTATCGGAACGGTCGTTTCCACCAGCAAAAACGCGGCTCTTATCGGGATGAAGCTGCTGATAGTTGAAAGGGTCAACGAATATCTCGAACGCGAAGGCAAATGCGAGGTGGCGGTAGACTCGGTCGGGGCCGGTACGGGCGAACTTGTGCTGGTCCTTGAGGGCAGCTCCGCGCGGCGAGTGTTCAGCGAAAGCGCCCCCGTGGATAAGGCCATCGTCGGTATCGTCGACACCGTAGAGGTGGGCTAA
- a CDS encoding aldehyde dehydrogenase family protein, whose amino-acid sequence MNIDAALIEGIVKGVMRKIDESENNSAGSCGIFADMNDAIEAAAAAQRRYLDCSMADRARFVEAIRGTVLNEENLKFMSLSTIEETGMGNYEHKLVKNRLAATKTPGIEDLTTDAITGDDGLTIVEYSPFGVIGAITPTTNPTETIICNSIGMLAAGNTVVFSPHPRAKKVSLWLVSELNRALAAAGAPANLIVTVSEPSIENTNLMMAHPKVRMLVATGGPAIVKTVLSSGKKAIGAGAGNPPAVVDESANIEKAAKDIVDGCSFDNNLPCIAEKEVIVVDSAADYLIFNMKKNGAFEVKDPAVIERLVGLVTKEGKSPKTEFVGKSAKYILEKAGVEAPEDTRVIIMEAREEHPFVQVELMMPILPIVRADNVNEAIEMAVRVEHGNRHTAMMHSRNVDSLTKMAKLIQTTIFVKNGPSYAGIGVGGMGHTTFTIAGPTGEGLTSAKTFARRRRCVLVGGMDIR is encoded by the coding sequence ATGAACATAGACGCCGCTCTTATTGAGGGCATAGTAAAGGGAGTCATGCGGAAGATTGACGAAAGTGAGAATAACTCCGCCGGCAGCTGCGGAATATTCGCCGACATGAACGACGCCATCGAGGCGGCCGCGGCGGCGCAGCGCAGATACCTCGACTGCTCTATGGCCGACAGGGCACGTTTCGTCGAAGCCATACGCGGCACCGTGCTCAACGAAGAGAACCTTAAATTTATGTCGCTTTCCACGATAGAGGAGACGGGCATGGGAAATTACGAGCACAAGCTTGTCAAGAACCGCCTCGCGGCGACGAAGACGCCCGGTATCGAAGATCTCACGACGGACGCCATCACGGGTGACGACGGCCTGACGATCGTTGAGTATTCGCCCTTTGGCGTCATCGGTGCGATCACCCCGACGACCAACCCGACGGAGACGATCATCTGCAACTCTATCGGCATGCTCGCCGCCGGCAACACCGTCGTATTCAGCCCGCATCCAAGGGCGAAAAAGGTCTCGCTCTGGCTCGTAAGCGAGCTGAACAGGGCACTCGCCGCGGCCGGCGCGCCGGCGAACCTCATCGTCACCGTCTCCGAGCCCTCGATCGAGAACACTAACCTGATGATGGCCCATCCAAAGGTGAGGATGCTTGTCGCCACCGGCGGACCGGCGATCGTCAAGACCGTCCTCTCCAGCGGCAAAAAGGCGATCGGCGCGGGCGCGGGCAATCCCCCAGCGGTAGTCGACGAGAGCGCGAATATCGAAAAGGCGGCCAAGGACATCGTCGACGGCTGCTCGTTCGACAACAACCTTCCCTGCATCGCGGAGAAGGAGGTCATCGTCGTCGATTCGGCGGCCGATTACCTTATCTTCAATATGAAGAAAAACGGCGCCTTCGAGGTGAAGGACCCCGCGGTGATCGAGCGCCTGGTAGGGCTCGTCACGAAGGAGGGGAAATCTCCGAAGACGGAATTTGTCGGCAAGAGCGCGAAGTACATTCTCGAAAAGGCCGGCGTCGAAGCGCCGGAGGATACGCGGGTCATCATCATGGAGGCCAGGGAGGAGCATCCCTTCGTACAGGTCGAGCTGATGATGCCGATACTTCCCATCGTACGCGCGGACAATGTCAACGAGGCCATCGAGATGGCGGTGCGCGTCGAACACGGTAACCGTCATACGGCGATGATGCACTCGCGGAACGTCGACAGCCTTACAAAAATGGCCAAGCTCATCCAGACGACGATATTTGTCAAAAATGGCCCCTCGTATGCCGGGATCGGCGTCGGCGGCATGGGCCATACGACCTTCACGATCGCCGGACCAACGGGAGAGGGGCTTACCTCGGCTAAGACCTTCGCGCGCAGGAGAAGGTGCGTACTGGTCGGAGGCATGGACATCCGTTAG
- a CDS encoding cob(I)yrinic acid a,c-diamide adenosyltransferase, whose amino-acid sequence MANLYTKTGDKGTTSLVGGSRVSKADGRVECYGTIDEAGSMLGLAYSQSKLDYVRETVHAIQGRLFALGAELASDEKGFEKLRDLIGEADIKFLENVVDRCTEVTGVQRSFVIPGVNPASAALHVARTIVRRAERAMTRCNEELQPGKRFFREEIIRYVNRLSDAVYALARYEETVAAECELRAKVEKMVKEELRTAANNTDAPFTLENMKRMAAAAEKKAKEMGVPIVFAAVDMGGNPVLLHRMEDSLLASIDIALNKAYTAASLKMATHELGEVSQPGKFLYGVQNTNQNRIVIFGGGFPYKYDGHVVGAIGVSGGTVDEDMEIALSAMNYRIGGIDQ is encoded by the coding sequence ATGGCGAACCTTTACACCAAGACGGGCGATAAGGGAACGACGAGCCTCGTCGGCGGCAGCCGCGTCAGCAAGGCGGACGGCCGGGTAGAATGCTACGGGACGATTGACGAGGCCGGTTCGATGCTGGGGCTGGCCTATTCCCAGAGCAAACTTGATTACGTAAGAGAGACCGTACACGCGATACAGGGACGCCTCTTTGCGCTTGGCGCGGAACTTGCGAGCGATGAGAAGGGGTTTGAAAAACTCAGGGACCTGATCGGCGAGGCCGATATAAAGTTCCTTGAGAACGTCGTCGACAGATGTACGGAAGTTACCGGCGTACAGCGTTCTTTCGTTATTCCGGGAGTGAACCCCGCCTCGGCGGCCCTCCATGTGGCCCGCACCATCGTCAGACGCGCCGAACGCGCGATGACGAGGTGCAATGAAGAGCTGCAGCCGGGAAAGAGATTCTTCCGCGAGGAGATCATACGTTACGTAAACCGCCTCTCGGACGCCGTCTACGCGCTTGCGCGCTATGAAGAGACCGTCGCGGCGGAGTGCGAGCTTCGCGCGAAGGTGGAAAAAATGGTAAAAGAAGAGCTGCGGACGGCGGCGAATAATACCGACGCGCCCTTTACTCTGGAAAATATGAAGCGTATGGCCGCGGCGGCGGAAAAAAAGGCGAAGGAGATGGGGGTGCCCATCGTATTCGCCGCGGTGGATATGGGAGGCAATCCGGTGCTGCTGCACAGGATGGAAGACTCCCTGCTCGCCAGCATCGATATCGCGCTCAACAAGGCCTACACGGCGGCCTCCCTGAAAATGGCTACCCATGAGCTCGGCGAGGTATCGCAGCCCGGGAAGTTTCTCTACGGGGTGCAGAACACGAATCAAAACAGAATAGTCATCTTCGGCGGAGGGTTTCCTTATAAATACGACGGGCATGTCGTCGGGGCCATCGGAGTTTCAGGAGGCACCGTAGACGAAGATATGGAGATAGCGCTGAGCGCGATGAACTACAGAATTGGGGGTATTGACCAATGA